CCCGGACGGCCCCTTGCTCGTCGTCAGCAGCCGCAATGCAACCGGCGGTAAGCTCGAGGCCCTGCGCCTCTCGCGGCCTTGATCGGCTACGCCCGGGCCTTGCGACCGCGTGAACGTCAACCGTCGAGCAGTTTGACGCCGGCCTCGAGCTCGCAAACCTTGACGACCGCGGCAAAATCGGCCGCGGCATGCCCCAGGTTCATGGCCGTGGTGTATTGTTGCAACGCCACGGCCGCCAAGGGCATGGGCACGTCGAGATGGCGTCCCAACTCCAAGGCCAGGCCGACGTCTTTTCGCATCAGCTCGGTCTTGAAGCCGGGCACGTAATTGTTGGCGAGGACGAATTTGCGCCCGCGCGCCTCGAGCATGGCGGAATTGCCGCTCGAGGCTGCCAGCACGTTGAGCAACTGGTCCAAATCGACGCCCGCGGCCTTGGCCAACACCAGGCCTTCGCCGATCAAGGCCATCGCACTGCCCGCGAGCAGTTGATTAACCAGCTTGACGGTCTGGCCTGCGCCCAAGGGGCCAACGTGGTGGATCGATTTGCCCATCGCGGCGAGGATCGGCTGGGCGCGGGCAAAGTCGTCGGCTTCGCCGCCGACCATGATCGTCAACTCCGCGGCTTCGGCGCCCCAGGGGCCTCCGCTGACCGGCGCGTCGAGCATCTGGATGCCTACCGAGAGAAGCTTGGCACCAACCTCGCGCGTGGTCGCGGGGCTGATGGTGCTCATGTCGAGGTACAGCTTGCCTGGCGAAGCCCCCTCGATGAGCCCACGGTGCCCCAGCGCCACTTCGCGCACTTCGGCGTCGGCCGTGACGATCGAGATCATTACCTCGGCTGCCTGCGCGACTGCCGCCGGGTCGGGCGCAGAGGTTGCGCCGGCGGCGGTGAACTCTTCGATCACCTCGGGCCGCCGCGCGTAGAACACGACCTCGTGCCCGGCCTTGATCAGATGCTTGGCCATGGGCCGGCCCATGGTTCCCAGACCGATAAACCCGACAGTGCTCATCGAACGACCCTCAACGGCTCAACTCTGCGCGACGCGACAAACTTGGGGAATCGCCAGGAACGCGAGATTTTGGGTTAAGTGGCCTGTCCTGGCAAGGCGCGCCGTCGAGCATCTTTCGCCGGGGCGGGTATTTGCTACCCTGATCAACGAACTTTCGACCGTCCGCAGGTAGAAGTCAGCGGAGATACTCAGGATGACTGTCAGCAACGATGCGATGGTGCGCTGGTGCGAAACCCTGTTGGGTGCCGACGGCCAGCCACCTCGCGAACTGGAAGACTACCTCGCGGCGATTCCACGGCTGGCCGCGATCGACAAATTGCCCAGCGGGACGCGCGTGCTCATTCGCGGCGACGTCGACTGCAAGCCGGGCGAGCAGATCGGCGACGGCGATATTCGCCTGCGCTCGATGGTCGAGACGCTCAAGTTCGGCCGCGAGCGCGGCTGGGTGCAGATCATCTTCGGGCACATCGGCCGCAAGCCCGAGGGTACGCTGGCCAAGGTCGCCGCGCGCCTGGCAAAACTGCTCGAGGCGCCGGTCGAACTGATCGGCGACTGGTACGACGAGGCTGCGATGCAGATCTCGCCGGCGTGCGCCGCGCGGCTCAAAGACGCCGCCCCGGGCAGCGTTTGGGTGCTCGACAACACCCGCCGGTACGACGTCGAGCGCGTGCTTTGGAAGGCCAAGCCGGCCGATTTGCCGGGTTTGGCTCCGAAACTGGCGGCGTTTGCCAACCAGCTCGCCGAAAAAGTGGCCAAGTACTACGTCAACGAGGCGCTCTCGGCCGGAAGCCTTGATGCTTCGAGCACGATCGTGCCGGCGGCGATGGAACGCTCGGTGTTGGGAGCCTATGTCGATCGCGAATTCAACGGGCCCATGCTGCGATGCCGTCGCTCGCAGGCAGTCGTATTCAGCGGGTTGAAGACCGACAAGCTCGACGACCTGGAAGCGATGATCAATCGCGGCACCGTGCAGACGGTAATTTCGGCGGGTTCACTGGCGATGGCCTTGAAGAAGGCCGCCGCCAAGCTCGACGGCCAGGATTTTCCGTTAGGTGTGGCCGAGGACCCGGCACATGCCGACAAGCCGTACTACATTCCGCCCGATCGCATCGAACAGGCCCAACGGATGATTGCCGATGGCCGTAAACGGGGCGTGAAGTTCGTGCTCCCCGTCGATTTCGTGCTGGCCGATGGGACGGTGTCCGAGCAGTTGGGACCCGGCGACCAACAATTCGACATCGGCCCGAAGACCAGTGCCGTGTTTGAACAGGCGGTGAGCGATTTGATTGCCCAGAGCAAGTCGCAAATGGCGGCCGGACAGCCGCCGCTGGCTGTGTTTCACAACGGCGTATTCGGCATGTTCGAAGACCCACGCTTCGAGTCGGGGACACGACACTTCATCGGGCAATTGCAGCGCATGCGCGAGGCTGGGCTCGAAGTGTACGTGGGCGGTGGCGAAGGCGGCACGGCGCTGGAAAAATATGGCCAGCCCGATTGGGTGACCCACTGTTTCACCGCTGGCGGCACCGTCTTGAATGCGTTGGGCAATCAGCCGGTGCCTTACCTGCAGGCACTCGCGCTCGCGGCCGCAGGCAAATAACCGGCGCACTGTCGGCCGATCGCGGCGAACCGCCGGCCCGCGCTAGCCGGCAACGCCGGTGCGTATGCGGCGACACAGCTCCGTCAGCTCGCTGAGGGCGCTCTGGATCTCGGTCTCGGGCTTATGTTCCTTGACCGTGCCCTCGAGCCGCGCTGCAAAGGGCGTGAGCTGGTTAAAGCCGTAGCTCCCCGCGGCGCCCTTCATCTGGTGGGCCAGCCGGCCGAGTTCCGTCCAGTTCGCGGCGTCGTATTGCGCCTGCAGGCTGGCGATCCGGTCGGGCATTTCGTCGACGAACATGTCGACCAGTTCGCTCATGTCCGGATCCGCCGCGAGGCTCGAGTAAAAGGCTTCGGGCAGCTCGGTGAACATGGTCATGGCGGGCTGTTCCTTCCTTTGGGGCAGATAAGCTCCCCCGGCTGCTCCACGATCGATAGGGAGCCGCCCGGATGAAAAAGCATAGTTCGCATTTATGGCGCTGAATTGCCGAGACATTCAGCAGAAAACGGCTGGATTTTCTGTGTTTCTGCGGCGGGGCAATTGCGCGGTCTAGCGCGGTCGTGGCGCTTGCCCTGCCCGGCGCGAAGTGAGTTCGCGGCGGGGCTTCGAGGCACGGCCTGCGGATTGACGTAGCGTTTCGGCAGCACGGACCCATCCCGCCTCGAGAACTGCCCGCCATGCCCTCCCAAACTCGGACCGTATTGCACGTCGACGATGATCCGGCGTTGACGCGCGTGATTGCGAAAAAGCTGGAGAAGCGCGGCTTCCAAGTCGTGCAGCTCAACGACCCGACCAAGGCGATCGAGGAGTTGATGCGCACCCAGGTGCGCGTCGTGATCAGCGACATTGACATGCCGCAGCTCAACGGTCTCGATTTGTTGAAGCAGATCAAGGCCTTCGACGGCGGCGTGCAGGTGCTGATGCTGACTGGCCTGGTCACGATGACCAGCGTGCTCCAATCGCTCCGCTGGGGTGCCGAAGCCTGCGTTTTCAAGCCGATCGCCGACGTCGATCCGCTCGTCGCAGCGCTCGACGACGCATTTCGCAAGCTCGATCGCTGGTGGCATGCCTTGGAAGAGTTGTCGCACCGCAAGCGCAGCGAACAGCAGGTGGCGACATCGGCGCATTAATGCGAGTGCGGCGAACCGCAACGCGCCCTGGGACGGTCTTTCCCGTAGTCTTGCCGAGTATGAACCGTGACCGACGCAACGATTGAATCGCGGGAGCTGATCGAGGACTTCGCCAACGAGGCCTTGGACTCGCTGCTCGGACTACCGGCCCAATTGACGGCTTTTCGGCAAGACGCCACGTGCGGCGACCCGATCAATGCCGTGTTTCGCGCCGTCCATTCGATCAAAGGCAACGCCGGGTTCTTCGGCTTTGCGGTCATCAAGTCGTTCGCGCACACGCTCGAAAACACCCTCGATCGCATCCGTCAGCTCGAACTCGGGCTGACCGAAGAGCTGGAACGGGCCGTCGTCGAGTCGTTCGACGAGCTGGCCGAATTGATCGGCTCGGTCTTGGAAAATCGCTTGCCGGACGAGCCGCCGCCGCGCTGTGAGGAACTCCTGGCACGGATCGCCGAGTTGGCCGTGGCCTCGCCCGTGGCCGCAGGCGCGACGCCCGAGGAACAATTGCTGCACGACTTGACCCGGCTGGCAAACGAAGCCCGGCAGGCGGCCGGCGGCTCGGCGTGGGGCGACCGTCTGGACCACGTGGTGCGCGACTACCGTGCTGCCATCGGCCAGGAAGAGACCGTGGCTGCACCGGTCGTGGACGACGGCGAATCGCCGCGTGCCCTGATGGAACTGCCTTGGACGATCGCCGG
This window of the Pirellulales bacterium genome carries:
- the pgk gene encoding phosphoglycerate kinase, with the protein product MTVSNDAMVRWCETLLGADGQPPRELEDYLAAIPRLAAIDKLPSGTRVLIRGDVDCKPGEQIGDGDIRLRSMVETLKFGRERGWVQIIFGHIGRKPEGTLAKVAARLAKLLEAPVELIGDWYDEAAMQISPACAARLKDAAPGSVWVLDNTRRYDVERVLWKAKPADLPGLAPKLAAFANQLAEKVAKYYVNEALSAGSLDASSTIVPAAMERSVLGAYVDREFNGPMLRCRRSQAVVFSGLKTDKLDDLEAMINRGTVQTVISAGSLAMALKKAAAKLDGQDFPLGVAEDPAHADKPYYIPPDRIEQAQRMIADGRKRGVKFVLPVDFVLADGTVSEQLGPGDQQFDIGPKTSAVFEQAVSDLIAQSKSQMAAGQPPLAVFHNGVFGMFEDPRFESGTRHFIGQLQRMREAGLEVYVGGGEGGTALEKYGQPDWVTHCFTAGGTVLNALGNQPVPYLQALALAAAGK
- a CDS encoding NAD(P)-dependent oxidoreductase — encoded protein: MSTVGFIGLGTMGRPMAKHLIKAGHEVVFYARRPEVIEEFTAAGATSAPDPAAVAQAAEVMISIVTADAEVREVALGHRGLIEGASPGKLYLDMSTISPATTREVGAKLLSVGIQMLDAPVSGGPWGAEAAELTIMVGGEADDFARAQPILAAMGKSIHHVGPLGAGQTVKLVNQLLAGSAMALIGEGLVLAKAAGVDLDQLLNVLAASSGNSAMLEARGRKFVLANNYVPGFKTELMRKDVGLALELGRHLDVPMPLAAVALQQYTTAMNLGHAAADFAAVVKVCELEAGVKLLDG
- a CDS encoding response regulator, with translation MPSQTRTVLHVDDDPALTRVIAKKLEKRGFQVVQLNDPTKAIEELMRTQVRVVISDIDMPQLNGLDLLKQIKAFDGGVQVLMLTGLVTMTSVLQSLRWGAEACVFKPIADVDPLVAALDDAFRKLDRWWHALEELSHRKRSEQQVATSAH
- a CDS encoding Hpt domain-containing protein is translated as MTMFTELPEAFYSSLAADPDMSELVDMFVDEMPDRIASLQAQYDAANWTELGRLAHQMKGAAGSYGFNQLTPFAARLEGTVKEHKPETEIQSALSELTELCRRIRTGVAG